In the Apteryx mantelli isolate bAptMan1 chromosome 1, bAptMan1.hap1, whole genome shotgun sequence genome, one interval contains:
- the MIX23 gene encoding protein MIX23 — protein MAAPSRAASCEDFAEFQELLRVMRTIDDRIVHELNTTIPTASFVGKVDASQTCKELYQSLMEAHTSRERIIKSCIAQTSSVVKALREEREKAQDDMVLLKQLRKEQTKLKLMQSELNVEEVVNDRSWKVFNERCRIHYKPPKSQ, from the exons ATGGCGGCGCCCAGCAGAGCCGCGAGCTGTGAGGACTTCGCTGAGTTCCAG GAGTTGCTCAGGGTGATGAGGACGATCGATGACAGAATCGTCCATGAATTAAACACTACAATTCCAACAGCTTCCTTTGTAGGGAAAGTTGATGCCAGCCAGACATGTAAAGAGCTCTACCAGTCT CTGATGGAAGCTCACACCAGCAGAGAGCGAATCATCAAAAGCTGCATCGCTCAGACTTCCAGTGTAGTGAAAGCTctcagagaagagagggaaaaggcCCAGGATGACATGGTGTTATTAAAGCAACTCAGGAAAGAGCAGACAAAG ttgaaaCTGATGCAGTCGGAGCTGAATGTTGAAGAAGTGGTAAACGACAGAAGCTGGAAG GTATTTAATGAGCGTTGCCGAATTCACTACAAGCCTCCAAAGAGCCAATGA
- the LOC136991330 gene encoding protein MIX23-like — protein sequence MAAPSRAASCEDFAEFQELLRVMRTIDDRIVHELNTTIPTASFVGKVDASQTCKELYQSLMEAHTSRERIIKSCIAQTSSVVKALREEREKAQDDMVLLKQLRKEQTKVSGGA from the exons ATGGCGGCGCCCAGCAGAGCCGCGAGCTGTGAGGACTTCGCTGAGTTCCAG GAGTTGCTCAGGGTGATGAGGACGATCGATGACAGAATCGTCCATGAATTAAACACTACAATTCCAACAGCTTCCTTTGTAGGGAAAGTTGATGCCAGCCAGACATGTAAAGAGCTCTACCAGTCT CTGATGGAAGCTCACACCAGCAGAGAGCGAATCATCAAAAGCTGCATCGCTCAGACTTCCAGTGTAGTGAAAGCTctcagagaagagagggaaaaggcCCAGGATGACATGGTGTTATTAAAGCAACTCAGGAAAGAGCAGACAAAGGTGAGTGGTGGAGCTTGA